In one window of Terriglobia bacterium DNA:
- a CDS encoding serine acetyltransferase, producing the protein MDTDLERIKQAILATYTREEIRLHHVNPLPLPSKEILEGLLEDLLALLYPGYFGGTVTDIPDVTNQVHTRVDIIFEKLQQQIYLSFRHFCERSGPACPHCDEAARGATQTFLEKIPRLREFLHDDVEAAYDGDPAAKSIDEIIFSYPGVYAITIYRIAHELELLHVPLLPRILTEVAHSRTGIDVHPGAKIGDHFFIDHGTGVVIGETTEIGNRVRLYQGVTLGAVNFPRDAEGRLIRGQKRHPTVEDDCIIYASATVLGGDTVVGRGSIIGSNVRLMESVPPGSKVMAEPARHTITPRLTLDKKAASGKKK; encoded by the coding sequence ATGGACACAGATCTCGAACGCATCAAACAGGCCATTCTCGCAACATATACACGCGAAGAGATTCGTCTCCATCACGTGAATCCCCTCCCCTTGCCGTCCAAGGAGATTCTAGAGGGACTCCTGGAGGACCTCCTCGCCCTACTCTATCCCGGCTACTTCGGCGGCACCGTCACGGACATCCCCGATGTGACAAATCAAGTGCACACGCGGGTCGACATCATCTTCGAGAAGCTGCAGCAGCAGATCTATTTGAGTTTTCGTCATTTCTGCGAGCGGTCGGGACCCGCATGCCCGCATTGTGACGAAGCGGCGCGCGGGGCCACCCAGACCTTTCTTGAAAAGATCCCCCGGCTGCGGGAGTTTCTCCACGACGATGTCGAAGCGGCCTACGACGGCGATCCCGCCGCCAAGAGCATCGATGAGATCATTTTCAGCTATCCCGGTGTTTATGCGATCACCATTTACCGCATCGCCCATGAGCTGGAACTGCTCCATGTCCCGCTGCTGCCCCGGATCCTCACTGAAGTGGCGCATTCACGGACGGGAATTGACGTCCATCCGGGAGCCAAAATCGGAGACCATTTTTTCATCGACCACGGGACCGGGGTGGTTATCGGGGAAACCACAGAGATCGGCAATCGAGTACGCCTCTACCAGGGGGTTACCCTGGGCGCCGTGAACTTTCCGCGCGACGCGGAAGGGCGCCTCATCCGAGGACAGAAACGGCATCCCACCGTCGAAGATGATTGCATCATTTACGCCAGTGCGACGGTGCTGGGTGGAGATACCGTGGTGGGGAGGGGCTCCATCATCGGATCCAACGTCCGTTTGATGGAAAGCGTGCCGCCCGGTTCCAAGGTGATGGCTGAACCCGCTCGCCACACCATCACGCCGCGATTGACGCTGGATAAGAAAGCAGCCTCAGGAAAGAAGAAATAG
- a CDS encoding PHP domain-containing protein, protein MRADLHIHTHHSDGSFPPERLIELAEQQRLDYLAITDHDCFAAYEAASQAIARRGLALKLIPAAEFTAMLNGEEIHVLGYFKEFPSARLQQHAREVQAERRVRIERALENLAKVGVKASMDDIPAHAGCQSLTQLHLAFLLIEKKHASTVAEARQVYLTDRVLPKFSMQAKEVVATITGEGGVAVWAHPDVENFDRNLKLLMKSGLSGVEVLNLRRQNKASKQFLKAARKNHLVTTLGSDWHGHTHAYQHDHQLEGDRILPAFLERLYR, encoded by the coding sequence ATGCGAGCGGACCTGCATATTCACACCCATCATTCCGACGGCTCTTTCCCGCCGGAGAGGCTTATCGAACTGGCCGAACAGCAGCGCCTGGATTACCTGGCCATTACCGATCATGATTGCTTCGCCGCTTACGAAGCCGCCAGCCAAGCCATCGCCAGGCGTGGACTGGCGTTGAAGCTGATTCCGGCAGCCGAGTTCACCGCTATGTTGAACGGCGAGGAAATCCACGTGCTCGGCTACTTCAAAGAATTCCCCTCCGCTCGCCTTCAGCAGCATGCTCGAGAAGTGCAGGCGGAGCGCCGGGTTCGCATCGAGCGCGCCCTCGAAAACCTCGCCAAGGTCGGCGTGAAGGCCTCCATGGACGACATTCCGGCCCATGCCGGATGTCAGAGCCTGACTCAATTGCACCTGGCCTTTCTGCTCATCGAAAAGAAGCACGCCTCCACGGTGGCCGAAGCACGGCAGGTGTACCTGACCGACCGCGTTTTGCCGAAGTTCAGCATGCAAGCCAAGGAGGTGGTTGCGACCATCACCGGCGAGGGCGGCGTGGCGGTCTGGGCACATCCGGACGTCGAGAATTTTGACCGGAATCTCAAGTTGTTGATGAAGTCTGGACTGTCAGGCGTCGAGGTTCTCAACCTTCGCCGTCAGAATAAGGCCTCAAAGCAGTTTCTTAAGGCCGCTAGGAAGAACCACCTGGTGACCACGCTGGGGAGTGACTGGCATGGCCACACCCATGCTTACCAACACGACCATCAACTGGAAGGTGATAGAATTCTTCCCGCGTTCCTGGAGCGCCTTTATCGGTAG
- a CDS encoding DUF885 domain-containing protein, which translates to MTQTIRNEFHCFVDDFLKEYFAFHPEIATASGIHTHDHRISDFSQSGIARDSSRLKHALSRLNRIGARTGEGSVEGLPPQLRLDFQIMKGTLEAALFELEEMRSWERNPSVYNDLLNASLFLLMKRAFAPLRTRVRAIIERERQIPGALAAARKNLRRVPRMMVQLAIRQFEGTLHFLEHTLPAVATETRDPGLLAEFEDSNREAMAAFSGFISFLRERLLPRGPERFGIGEYRYRRKLWLEEWVDLPLEHLLAKAHESLKENHEMFHRLGSSIDRRKDPEEILDLITRDHPAGDQVLAVTAGVLGQLQDFLVQRDLISLPPISRASGQGTLCTVNESPEFLRELTFASLDVPGPFEKKAREYYYYVTLPDPKWSPEAREQHLRFFSHHLILTTSIHEAYPGHLVHFLWVNRHPSKVRRLFGATSHVEGWAHYCEQMMIEQGFGEGDPRLHMAQLHEAQLRLCRFIVGIEMHAGSMSFRQAKNFFIRNAHMQPVNADREAKRGVVDPTYLVYTLGKMQLLRLREELQRRQGAGFSLKKFHNACVQNGFPPIPLLRELLLGERRAVI; encoded by the coding sequence ATGACTCAAACAATTCGAAATGAATTCCACTGCTTTGTCGATGATTTTCTTAAAGAGTACTTTGCATTTCATCCTGAGATTGCAACCGCCTCGGGGATTCACACGCATGATCACCGAATATCTGATTTCAGCCAGAGCGGCATTGCTCGGGATAGCTCACGGCTGAAACACGCCCTCTCCCGATTGAACAGGATTGGAGCTCGGACCGGCGAAGGTTCGGTCGAAGGTCTCCCGCCTCAGTTGCGACTCGACTTTCAAATAATGAAAGGGACGCTGGAGGCTGCTTTATTCGAGCTCGAAGAAATGCGCTCTTGGGAGCGCAATCCCAGCGTCTACAATGACCTCCTCAATGCCTCGCTTTTCCTGCTCATGAAAAGGGCGTTCGCTCCCTTGCGCACCCGGGTCCGGGCGATTATTGAACGCGAGCGACAGATCCCCGGGGCCCTGGCGGCCGCCCGCAAGAACCTGCGCCGGGTGCCCCGGATGATGGTACAGCTGGCCATCCGGCAATTTGAAGGGACCCTGCATTTCCTGGAACACACACTGCCCGCGGTTGCAACTGAGACCCGGGACCCCGGGCTTCTCGCCGAGTTTGAAGATTCAAACCGCGAGGCCATGGCAGCCTTTTCCGGGTTTATCAGCTTTTTGAGGGAACGGCTTCTCCCCCGCGGTCCGGAACGGTTTGGGATCGGTGAATATCGCTATCGCAGAAAGCTCTGGCTGGAGGAGTGGGTCGATCTACCCCTCGAACACCTGCTCGCGAAAGCGCACGAATCATTAAAAGAAAACCACGAGATGTTTCACCGCCTGGGTTCTTCTATTGATCGCCGGAAAGATCCCGAAGAAATCCTCGACCTCATCACCCGTGATCATCCCGCCGGCGATCAGGTGCTCGCCGTCACGGCCGGGGTGCTCGGCCAACTGCAGGATTTTCTGGTGCAGCGCGACCTGATCTCGCTTCCCCCGATCTCCCGCGCGTCGGGGCAAGGAACTCTTTGTACCGTCAACGAAAGCCCGGAATTCCTGAGGGAGCTGACCTTCGCATCCCTTGACGTGCCCGGTCCGTTTGAGAAGAAGGCGCGCGAATATTATTATTACGTCACGCTTCCGGATCCAAAGTGGAGCCCAGAAGCGAGAGAGCAGCATCTGCGATTCTTTTCACACCACCTGATTCTCACCACGTCGATCCACGAAGCCTATCCCGGGCACCTCGTTCACTTCCTTTGGGTCAACCGGCATCCGTCCAAGGTGCGGCGGCTCTTTGGCGCCACTTCGCACGTGGAAGGATGGGCGCACTATTGTGAGCAGATGATGATCGAGCAGGGCTTTGGAGAGGGCGATCCGCGACTCCACATGGCGCAACTCCACGAAGCCCAGCTGCGCTTGTGCCGCTTTATTGTGGGGATTGAGATGCACGCGGGAAGCATGTCCTTCCGTCAGGCCAAAAATTTCTTCATCCGCAATGCCCATATGCAGCCCGTCAACGCCGACCGCGAGGCCAAGCGGGGCGTCGTCGACCCCACTTATCTCGTCTACACCCTCGGAAAGATGCAACTGCTTCGACTCCGCGAAGAACTTCAAAGAAGACAAGGCGCCGGATTCTCGCTCAAAAAGTTTCACAATGCCTGCGTGCAAAATGGCTTTCCTCCTATCCCCCTGCTGCGTGAACTGCTCCTCGGCGAACGCCGCGCGGTGATATAA
- a CDS encoding CBS domain-containing protein translates to MKKIAELVANREVYFVRTGQTVQEAANYMGSRNVGAVVVLEADRLAGIFSERDLMKRVVMRGLDPAKTKIEEVMTREVVSADADETYENCLRKMKQLNVRHLPIVRAGELLGLVSLRDLLMVDLDEKDHELKMMTAYIHYVPPK, encoded by the coding sequence ATGAAAAAGATCGCTGAACTTGTGGCCAATCGTGAGGTGTACTTTGTCCGCACGGGCCAGACTGTCCAGGAAGCGGCGAACTACATGGGGAGCCGGAATGTCGGCGCCGTGGTTGTCCTGGAAGCGGATCGCCTGGCGGGGATTTTCTCGGAACGGGATCTGATGAAGCGCGTCGTGATGCGGGGACTGGACCCGGCTAAAACGAAGATCGAAGAGGTGATGACGCGGGAGGTGGTATCCGCGGATGCCGACGAGACTTACGAAAACTGCCTGCGAAAGATGAAGCAGCTCAATGTTCGCCATCTGCCGATCGTTCGGGCGGGCGAATTGCTCGGACTGGTCTCATTGCGCGATTTGTTAATGGTGGATTTGGACGAAAAGGACCATGAACTCAAGATGATGACCGCCTACATCCATTATGTGCCTCCCAAATGA
- the rmuC gene encoding DNA recombination protein RmuC, protein MSTETVFIALFLAIAIVALGFYLRAQFQALHPASDPSPALQLMQQQVDALRQQLQETLAANTQLISQQMSQTMTTVNTNLNQMTSQIQSSQGAIGQRLDNAARVVGEVQNRLGALDEASKRIYEMGKNLTELQNILRAPKLRGGLGELFLEDLLQQIFPPHCYTMQYPFKRGERVDAALHVMNGIVPVDSKFPLEGFKRLMEAATDEDRRSTHRSFVQDVKRHIDSIANKYIVPEEKTFDFALMYIPAENVYYETIIKDENFGDDKSIASYALQKHVVPVSPNSFYAYLQAILLGLRGLHVEESAHEIIRSLQQLRGDFAKFEDAFQLMGKHLGHAQSSYTDAEKRLDKLQGRLDQTLQTQEQVDLKPAAAIAALDSPES, encoded by the coding sequence ATGTCCACTGAGACGGTTTTCATTGCGTTGTTTCTTGCCATCGCCATCGTGGCTTTGGGGTTCTATCTCCGGGCTCAATTCCAGGCCCTCCACCCCGCCAGTGACCCTTCCCCGGCTTTGCAGTTGATGCAGCAGCAAGTCGATGCCTTGAGACAACAATTGCAGGAGACGCTCGCGGCCAACACCCAGCTGATCTCGCAGCAGATGTCCCAGACGATGACGACCGTGAACACCAACCTGAATCAAATGACGTCTCAGATCCAGTCATCACAGGGAGCGATCGGTCAGAGGCTCGATAATGCGGCCCGGGTCGTGGGAGAAGTTCAGAACCGGCTGGGGGCCCTCGACGAGGCGTCCAAGCGGATCTACGAAATGGGAAAGAACCTGACCGAATTGCAGAACATCCTTCGAGCCCCCAAGTTGCGAGGGGGCTTGGGCGAATTGTTCCTGGAGGACCTGCTCCAGCAGATTTTTCCACCCCACTGTTACACCATGCAATACCCCTTCAAAAGAGGAGAACGGGTGGACGCCGCGCTCCATGTGATGAACGGGATTGTCCCCGTGGATTCCAAATTTCCCCTGGAGGGCTTCAAGCGATTGATGGAAGCGGCCACCGACGAGGACCGTCGGTCCACCCATCGCAGCTTTGTCCAGGACGTTAAGAGACACATCGACTCGATCGCCAACAAGTACATCGTCCCCGAGGAGAAGACCTTTGATTTTGCCTTGATGTACATTCCGGCTGAAAACGTGTACTACGAAACCATCATCAAGGACGAAAACTTCGGCGACGATAAAAGCATTGCGAGTTACGCACTCCAGAAACACGTCGTCCCGGTCTCTCCCAACAGCTTTTATGCCTATTTGCAGGCGATCCTGCTCGGGTTGCGCGGTTTGCATGTCGAGGAGAGCGCGCATGAAATCATTCGAAGTCTCCAGCAGCTGCGGGGCGATTTTGCAAAGTTCGAGGACGCCTTCCAGTTGATGGGAAAACATCTCGGGCACGCCCAGTCCAGTTATACAGACGCCGAAAAACGCCTCGACAAACTGCAAGGCCGGTTAGACCAGACTTTACAGACCCAGGAGCAAGTCGATCTGAAGCCCGCGGCCGCCATCGCCGCGCTGGATTCGCCGGAGTCCTAG
- a CDS encoding histidine kinase, whose product MNELSILPAGLLFLAAMACLGLGVAIYRRTERSTEMTVLLLMLVSLIGLYLTLGTNSVLYGALRLIDIKTHYVLLVSGDLWRLVFFALLGHFLALSYRRLVCDTEGISRGDWPILQSSPDPRMAYGLLLFFTYGAALFAIAVYTQSFIENLRNFQSWRGASLPEPPSFVTGFFTGFSSTLWLVIQIQILSSIYRHLPEGHKKSRFARWIFEEYASPTKWGLIQLHLSERPPTDSKARGQTDPAAKVYTSPDEWKAFLTLVIGTLVGVILSAYRSEGNLLRQKFELLFNLLLLLVVLPLIYYKTRFIFFDVLIKRGVLAVVLLVSGGFYFIGFLYPLAEVMDTRIARAGSFTVGVGGVVFVLFWTLLSNRMNAMMDRWLFRRPDYPQSILEINTGMRRFTNRHTLVDYVTHRLQTILSAAYVQLVASSISDSLNGTDIPVDPVSNLAAASDEFHERGASVEVETSERHFGCLIFGKRPRGLQYQSEDLNFLMTISSQLAGMLQNLELHEEQEAQARREQALRELAAQAEVKALRAQINPHFLFNALNTLAELVQEDPSAAEATILNLSKVFRFALDSTHREKVPLGEEIEFVQSYLEVERVRFEDKLNYEITVPDELRSVPIPAMLIQPLVENAVRHGISHKLDGGTIRIGASLQEGKIRFDIEDNGVGFRPEVTLRGNHRSIGLSNVRQRLETLYGPGHFAISSTPGVGTTVRLELELEKQFHHE is encoded by the coding sequence ATGAACGAATTATCCATTCTTCCCGCAGGTTTGTTGTTTCTGGCAGCGATGGCCTGTCTTGGGCTGGGGGTGGCCATTTATCGTCGCACGGAACGAAGCACAGAGATGACCGTTCTGCTCCTCATGCTGGTCAGTCTCATCGGCCTCTATCTGACCCTCGGCACAAACAGTGTCTTGTATGGCGCATTGCGCCTCATCGACATCAAGACTCATTACGTCCTGCTCGTCTCGGGAGACCTGTGGCGCTTAGTGTTCTTTGCGCTCCTCGGTCATTTCCTCGCATTATCCTACCGGCGGCTGGTTTGCGATACGGAAGGGATTTCCCGCGGGGATTGGCCGATCCTGCAAAGCTCCCCGGATCCGCGGATGGCCTATGGTCTCTTGCTATTTTTTACTTATGGCGCCGCCCTGTTCGCCATCGCCGTCTATACCCAGTCATTCATTGAGAACTTGCGAAACTTTCAAAGCTGGCGGGGGGCCAGCCTCCCCGAACCACCCAGTTTTGTGACTGGTTTCTTCACTGGTTTCAGCAGTACCCTGTGGCTCGTTATTCAAATTCAGATCCTCTCCTCGATCTATCGGCACTTGCCGGAAGGCCATAAGAAATCGCGTTTCGCCCGCTGGATTTTTGAGGAATACGCATCCCCCACCAAGTGGGGCTTGATCCAGCTTCACCTTTCTGAACGACCCCCCACGGATTCCAAGGCCCGGGGACAGACGGACCCTGCGGCCAAAGTCTATACCAGCCCCGACGAGTGGAAGGCCTTTTTGACGCTGGTGATCGGCACTCTCGTTGGGGTGATCCTGAGTGCGTATCGAAGTGAAGGCAACCTGCTCCGTCAGAAATTCGAGCTCCTTTTCAACCTCCTGTTGCTCCTCGTGGTGTTACCCCTGATTTATTACAAGACCCGATTCATCTTCTTCGACGTCCTCATCAAGCGGGGAGTCCTCGCCGTGGTCTTGCTCGTCTCGGGCGGCTTCTACTTCATCGGGTTTCTTTATCCCCTGGCTGAGGTCATGGACACGCGGATCGCCAGGGCGGGTTCGTTCACGGTGGGGGTGGGCGGCGTTGTCTTTGTCTTGTTCTGGACCCTGCTTTCCAACCGCATGAATGCCATGATGGACCGCTGGCTCTTCCGACGGCCTGACTATCCTCAATCCATCCTTGAGATCAACACGGGGATGAGGCGGTTCACCAATCGTCACACCCTGGTCGACTATGTGACTCACCGTCTTCAAACCATCTTGAGCGCAGCGTACGTCCAACTGGTTGCTTCCTCCATCTCTGACTCCCTCAACGGCACTGACATTCCCGTTGACCCTGTGTCTAACCTGGCGGCGGCCTCCGATGAATTTCATGAGCGGGGGGCCTCGGTGGAAGTGGAGACCTCAGAACGTCATTTTGGATGTCTCATCTTCGGCAAGCGTCCGCGGGGACTACAATACCAAAGCGAGGACTTGAATTTCCTGATGACCATCAGCAGTCAGTTGGCCGGAATGCTTCAGAATCTTGAACTGCACGAGGAACAGGAGGCCCAAGCCCGCCGGGAGCAGGCATTGCGAGAGTTGGCGGCCCAGGCTGAGGTTAAGGCGTTGCGGGCCCAGATCAACCCGCATTTTCTCTTCAATGCCCTCAACACACTTGCTGAACTCGTCCAAGAGGATCCTTCCGCTGCGGAGGCCACGATTCTGAATCTTTCCAAGGTCTTTCGTTTTGCGCTCGATTCGACCCACCGCGAGAAGGTCCCCCTGGGCGAGGAGATCGAATTTGTGCAGTCCTATCTCGAGGTCGAACGTGTCCGCTTTGAGGACAAGTTGAATTACGAAATCACTGTACCGGACGAGCTGAGATCCGTTCCCATCCCTGCGATGCTCATCCAGCCTCTTGTGGAAAACGCCGTCAGGCACGGAATCTCTCACAAGCTGGATGGCGGAACCATCCGTATTGGTGCGAGCCTCCAGGAAGGTAAGATCAGGTTCGACATCGAGGACAACGGGGTGGGATTCCGGCCGGAGGTGACGCTGCGGGGAAATCATCGTAGTATAGGCCTGTCCAACGTCCGCCAGCGTCTCGAGACATTGTATGGTCCCGGCCATTTCGCGATCTCATCGACCCCGGGCGTGGGAACCACAGTCCGACTCGAGTTAGAGTTGGAAAAGCAGTTTCATCACGAGTGA
- a CDS encoding response regulator gives MRLLLVDDERRARNRLRQLVAGLPGVEIMGEAGDGITALEIIARGKPDVVLLDVQMPGLNGIEMVGELRGPHVPLIIFVTAYDRYALQAFEVSAVDYLLKPVSTDRLQTALSKAGDHLQARALPAFALEQMTRLMTTLESSRRLSVERVVGRRGAKLQVIPVESVQAFVADNELVFALTENDRVPVNHTLRELEGRLDPGHFVRVHKQTIVNLLQIVEVEPMFKGGAVARLRSGRRIDISRRYAAGLREKLGG, from the coding sequence ATGCGGCTCCTGTTAGTCGATGATGAAAGGAGAGCGCGCAACCGTTTGCGTCAGCTGGTGGCCGGGCTGCCCGGGGTTGAGATCATGGGGGAAGCCGGCGACGGCATTACCGCCCTGGAAATTATCGCCAGGGGAAAGCCGGATGTCGTGTTGCTGGACGTCCAAATGCCGGGACTCAACGGCATCGAGATGGTGGGCGAATTAAGGGGGCCTCATGTTCCCTTGATCATTTTTGTCACCGCTTATGACCGTTACGCCCTTCAGGCGTTTGAAGTCAGTGCCGTGGATTACCTGCTCAAGCCCGTTTCGACAGATCGGCTGCAGACGGCATTGTCGAAGGCGGGCGATCACCTGCAGGCACGGGCTCTTCCCGCTTTTGCCCTCGAGCAGATGACTCGCCTTATGACCACCCTGGAATCGAGCCGGCGGCTGTCGGTTGAACGTGTGGTGGGAAGACGCGGAGCCAAGCTCCAGGTCATCCCGGTCGAAAGCGTTCAAGCCTTCGTGGCCGACAACGAACTGGTTTTCGCACTGACTGAGAACGACCGCGTGCCCGTCAATCACACGCTCAGAGAACTCGAGGGCAGATTGGATCCGGGTCACTTTGTGCGGGTGCATAAGCAGACGATCGTCAACCTGCTCCAGATCGTGGAGGTCGAACCCATGTTCAAAGGCGGGGCGGTCGCGAGACTGCGGTCCGGCAGGCGCATCGACATCAGCCGCCGTTATGCCGCCGGATTAAGAGAGAAACTGGGCGGGTAA
- a CDS encoding insulinase family protein encodes MKRFSSITAHAAATVLALVMISSGLGAQGLKGLETRVTRHTLKNGMKVLLMERHANPTIAFHVYYDVGSVDEEIGKTGLAHLFEHMAFKGTPTLGTKDYAKEKLLFPRIDDLEARLTAARDRGEDAAKIKAISDELEKVQKEADAFVVSNEVGQLYEKNGGTGLNANTGRDATEYYVSFPANKSELWAAVESDRMAHTVFRQFYKERDVVMEERRRSVDTNPIGKLFEKFLVNSFEAHPYGLHAGWGWPSDLMHLTRQDGEEFFRKYYSPSSTTIAIVGDFHSADMIRLVENYFGSIPSSPKPPRIHTVELPQQGERRVEVEFDTNPYLFLGWHRPDARDKDDVVLDVIQDLLSSGRTSRLYRSLVLEKKIAAAAQALSNTPLIYGKYPTLFLVVGVPLAGHTTGEVEKGIEEELDKLKTSPVTPRELQKVVNQIDAQLIRNLRSNSGMASLLAQTEVIQGDWKEIIAYREKLQKVTPADVQRVAQDIFKKGNRTVAYHVPVKAEKAAEGPATPAAPASAESVARAKQIVAEVTKAKGGLEALKSVKDVLTKATAKVTSPMGEQEVTVTGSILYPDKFRLEITVPQGTITQATNGTMGWIQFGPNTQEMPPASLASFKDALKHDSIQIIMSLNDPNTKVQALDDEPVEEKPTDVVLATDAEGAQTKLLFDKSSHLLLKMSYSSKNQFGADAAVEDFFSDYRVVKGIAVPFHHVQNQNGKKLNESRTTDLEINKGIDAKVFEKP; translated from the coding sequence ATGAAAAGGTTTTCGAGTATTACCGCGCATGCCGCCGCGACAGTTCTTGCCCTGGTGATGATCTCATCGGGGCTGGGGGCGCAAGGGCTGAAGGGGCTGGAGACACGGGTCACGAGGCATACCCTCAAGAATGGCATGAAGGTCTTGCTGATGGAACGCCACGCCAATCCGACGATCGCGTTTCATGTTTACTATGATGTGGGTTCGGTCGACGAGGAGATTGGAAAGACCGGACTGGCCCATTTGTTCGAGCACATGGCCTTCAAAGGAACCCCGACCCTGGGGACAAAGGATTACGCCAAGGAGAAGCTGCTCTTCCCCAGGATCGATGACCTGGAAGCCCGATTGACTGCCGCGCGGGACCGGGGTGAGGACGCGGCCAAGATCAAAGCGATATCCGACGAACTGGAAAAAGTCCAGAAGGAAGCCGACGCTTTCGTGGTCTCCAATGAGGTAGGCCAGCTTTATGAAAAAAATGGCGGGACCGGCCTCAATGCCAACACGGGACGCGACGCCACCGAGTATTATGTCAGTTTCCCCGCCAACAAGTCGGAACTCTGGGCGGCCGTGGAATCGGACCGCATGGCCCACACCGTCTTCCGGCAATTCTACAAGGAGCGGGACGTGGTGATGGAAGAGCGCCGACGCTCCGTGGACACCAACCCGATCGGGAAACTGTTTGAAAAGTTCCTCGTGAATTCCTTCGAAGCCCATCCTTATGGTTTGCATGCCGGTTGGGGGTGGCCTTCGGACCTGATGCACCTGACAAGGCAGGACGGGGAGGAATTCTTCCGAAAGTATTATTCCCCGTCCAGTACGACCATCGCAATTGTGGGGGACTTCCATAGCGCGGACATGATCCGCCTGGTGGAGAATTATTTCGGTTCCATCCCTTCATCCCCCAAGCCGCCGCGCATTCATACCGTGGAGTTACCCCAGCAAGGCGAGCGACGGGTCGAGGTCGAATTTGACACCAATCCTTATCTCTTTCTCGGCTGGCATCGTCCCGACGCCCGGGACAAAGACGATGTGGTCCTCGACGTTATCCAGGACCTTCTATCGTCCGGACGAACCTCGCGGTTATACCGCAGCCTCGTGCTGGAGAAGAAGATTGCCGCCGCGGCTCAGGCCCTTTCCAATACTCCTCTCATTTACGGAAAATATCCCACCCTCTTTCTGGTCGTGGGCGTTCCTTTGGCCGGCCATACCACCGGGGAGGTGGAAAAAGGGATTGAGGAGGAACTCGACAAGTTGAAGACTTCGCCCGTAACCCCCCGGGAATTGCAGAAAGTCGTCAACCAGATTGATGCGCAACTGATTCGCAACTTGCGCTCGAACTCGGGGATGGCTTCTTTGTTGGCCCAGACAGAAGTGATCCAGGGGGATTGGAAGGAGATCATTGCCTATCGAGAGAAGCTGCAGAAGGTAACCCCCGCTGACGTGCAGCGAGTCGCCCAGGACATTTTCAAGAAGGGCAACCGCACCGTCGCTTACCACGTGCCGGTAAAAGCGGAGAAGGCCGCGGAAGGACCGGCCACTCCGGCGGCTCCGGCAAGCGCTGAATCCGTGGCTCGGGCCAAGCAGATTGTTGCCGAGGTGACAAAAGCCAAAGGGGGCCTTGAGGCTTTAAAGTCAGTAAAGGATGTCTTGACCAAAGCGACTGCGAAGGTGACGTCACCCATGGGGGAACAGGAGGTGACTGTGACCGGCAGCATTCTTTATCCGGACAAATTCAGGCTGGAGATCACCGTGCCCCAGGGGACCATCACACAGGCGACCAACGGTACCATGGGGTGGATCCAGTTCGGCCCGAATACCCAGGAGATGCCACCGGCTTCATTGGCCAGCTTTAAGGATGCCCTGAAGCATGATTCCATCCAGATCATCATGAGTCTGAATGATCCCAACACGAAAGTTCAAGCCCTTGATGACGAACCCGTCGAAGAAAAACCCACCGACGTGGTCCTGGCTACCGATGCCGAGGGAGCGCAAACCAAGCTGCTCTTTGATAAGTCGAGCCACCTCCTGCTCAAAATGTCTTATTCCTCAAAAAATCAATTCGGCGCGGACGCCGCCGTTGAAGATTTTTTCTCAGACTATCGGGTGGTGAAAGGAATTGCAGTGCCGTTCCATCATGTGCAGAACCAGAACGGGAAGAAACTCAACGAATCCAGGACGACCGATTTGGAGATCAACAAGGGCATCGATGCAAAGGTATTTGAAAAACCGTAG